Proteins found in one Roseovarius pelagicus genomic segment:
- a CDS encoding ABC transporter permease has protein sequence MSALDTGFATLQGGRLLTTGTKAALVVLVVGALCMALAPIWPWLVKFPDSWTLPASEWIGASLGWFLNLIKPVARVFSGILAYPMEWANVLFNGIPWPLTIGLVTALGWYVGGWSLAALSFLGLSFVVSSGYWNESMNTLSLVAVSVPLALLIGGGVGILANEIPRVRNAVQTLMDVMQTVPTFAYLTPLLLLFGFGPVVGLIASAIYAAPPMARNVMLGLERVETDIKEAAIMSGGTRMQQLFLVEIPSASQQIMVGVNQCLMAALSMVIIAAVIGGFNDIGWEVLLTMRKAQFGQALLAGLVVVVFAIVIDRISGQMAEDRRRHSRRISGAIIAIAGVIALAFWSHLPDPASLTLLQPVADWVDGGLSAFTVANGSGLDTLKNGAMFYGLLPLRIGLDGAVLPFTWGFQWTQNMSFAFFAIAAALGVVLAWRGNVAAGVMLVIGAGVVETGITDLPWPFILIGAGAVGWVAGGRKLAQFAVLMLVAVLLSGLWDKALLSLYLSGAAVITCAIVGGAIGLLCAMSPLAWRFVQPICDMLQTIPLFVFLIPVLMFFQIGEFSAFLAICFYAIVPMIRYTRHGLVTTPDELIEAAVSSGATTWQTMVEVRAPYAAPTILLGLNQTILYAFAMLVIAALIGTTGLGQSIFLALGQADVGLGITSGACMAILALVADRLVQGFATERRKALGL, from the coding sequence ATGAGTGCGCTGGACACCGGCTTTGCCACCTTGCAGGGGGGGCGTCTATTGACCACGGGCACCAAGGCGGCGCTGGTGGTGCTGGTTGTCGGCGCACTGTGCATGGCTTTGGCGCCGATCTGGCCGTGGCTGGTCAAGTTTCCAGACAGTTGGACGCTGCCCGCCTCGGAATGGATCGGCGCATCGCTCGGTTGGTTCCTTAATCTGATCAAGCCTGTGGCGCGGGTATTCTCGGGCATTCTGGCCTACCCGATGGAGTGGGCAAATGTGTTGTTCAATGGCATCCCCTGGCCTTTGACGATCGGACTGGTGACGGCGCTTGGCTGGTATGTCGGGGGTTGGTCGCTGGCGGCGCTGTCCTTCTTGGGGCTTAGCTTTGTCGTCAGTTCCGGCTATTGGAATGAGAGCATGAATACCCTGTCGCTGGTGGCCGTTTCGGTGCCTCTGGCCCTGCTGATCGGCGGCGGGGTGGGCATTTTGGCCAATGAAATCCCACGCGTGCGCAACGCCGTTCAGACACTGATGGACGTGATGCAGACCGTGCCGACATTCGCCTATCTCACACCGCTTCTGCTGCTCTTTGGTTTTGGCCCTGTTGTCGGCCTGATCGCCAGTGCGATCTATGCCGCGCCGCCGATGGCGCGCAACGTGATGTTGGGGTTGGAGCGTGTGGAAACCGACATCAAGGAGGCGGCAATCATGTCGGGGGGCACCCGCATGCAACAGCTGTTTCTGGTCGAGATACCGTCAGCCAGCCAACAAATCATGGTCGGAGTGAACCAATGCCTGATGGCCGCCCTCAGCATGGTGATCATCGCCGCTGTTATTGGTGGGTTCAATGATATCGGCTGGGAGGTGCTGCTCACCATGCGCAAGGCGCAGTTTGGTCAGGCGTTGCTGGCGGGACTGGTGGTCGTGGTGTTTGCCATCGTGATCGACCGGATCAGCGGGCAGATGGCCGAGGATCGTCGACGCCACTCTCGGCGTATCTCAGGCGCAATCATTGCCATTGCCGGCGTCATTGCGCTCGCGTTCTGGTCTCACTTGCCTGATCCGGCGTCGCTCACTCTGCTGCAACCTGTTGCTGATTGGGTGGATGGCGGGTTGAGCGCATTCACTGTGGCGAACGGTTCGGGCCTTGATACGCTCAAGAACGGGGCGATGTTTTATGGGTTGTTACCTTTGCGCATCGGCCTTGATGGCGCGGTGCTACCTTTCACTTGGGGGTTTCAGTGGACCCAGAACATGAGTTTCGCATTCTTTGCCATAGCGGCGGCGCTGGGTGTGGTACTGGCATGGCGCGGCAATGTTGCTGCGGGCGTTATGTTGGTAATCGGGGCGGGTGTGGTCGAAACTGGTATTACCGATCTGCCGTGGCCATTTATCCTGATCGGAGCTGGAGCCGTTGGCTGGGTCGCGGGGGGGCGCAAGCTGGCACAGTTCGCGGTGTTGATGTTGGTCGCCGTTTTGCTGAGTGGACTATGGGACAAGGCGCTGCTGTCACTATACCTGTCCGGCGCAGCCGTCATTACATGTGCCATCGTCGGCGGTGCCATTGGTCTGCTCTGCGCGATGAGCCCGCTGGCATGGCGGTTTGTGCAACCGATTTGCGATATGCTGCAAACGATCCCGCTGTTCGTCTTTCTGATCCCGGTCCTGATGTTCTTTCAGATTGGTGAATTTTCTGCGTTCCTCGCGATCTGCTTTTACGCGATCGTCCCGATGATCCGTTACACGCGCCACGGTCTGGTGACGACGCCGGATGAACTGATTGAAGCGGCGGTGTCGTCTGGGGCGACCACTTGGCAAACCATGGTGGAAGTGCGCGCGCCCTATGCGGCACCGACGATCCTGTTGGGGCTGAATCAGACGATCCTCTATGCATTCGCAATGCTGGTCATCGCAGCATTGATTGGAACTACGGGGCTTGGGCAGTCGATCTTTCTGGCGTTGGGTCAGGCCGATGTCGGTCTAGGGATCACCTCTGGGGCATGCATGGCAATCCTCGCATTGGTTGCGGACCGGCTGGTACAAGGATTTGCCACCGAGCGGCGCAAGGCTCTTGGGCTGTAG
- a CDS encoding ABC transporter substrate-binding protein, with product MKYLSCGIAIAAIAGGVHAAEMGAVDEPIKLAINEWTGQHVSTHVAGEMLKKAGYNVEYVTAGYMNMYQAMSDGEIHGAMEIWSSNVSDDYAKQVEAGGVTEIGDLGLDAKEGIAYPAHVAEICPGLPAWEALKDCAGQFATAETLPMGRLVDYPADWGTPGADRMTGFDLPFKAVPAGSEGALITELRAATEKKSPLLITFWQPHWAMSAYDVQFVDLPVGEPACFEDPAWGPNPNAVNDCDFAPTRIFKATWSGFDEKWPAAAEILANFTLNVADQQPLMGKIDVEGQSVEEAVAAWMGANEDKWKPVVDAATN from the coding sequence ATGAAATATCTGAGCTGCGGCATCGCTATTGCCGCTATCGCGGGCGGTGTTCACGCCGCCGAGATGGGCGCGGTCGACGAGCCGATTAAACTGGCGATCAATGAATGGACCGGTCAGCATGTTTCGACGCATGTCGCGGGCGAGATGCTGAAAAAGGCTGGCTATAACGTCGAATACGTGACGGCTGGTTACATGAATATGTATCAGGCGATGTCTGATGGCGAAATCCACGGCGCGATGGAAATCTGGTCCTCGAACGTCTCTGACGATTATGCCAAACAGGTCGAAGCCGGTGGCGTGACCGAGATCGGCGATCTGGGACTGGATGCCAAGGAAGGCATCGCATATCCGGCCCACGTGGCAGAAATTTGTCCGGGCCTGCCGGCTTGGGAGGCGCTGAAGGATTGCGCTGGCCAGTTTGCCACGGCTGAGACGCTGCCGATGGGGCGTTTGGTGGATTATCCCGCCGACTGGGGAACGCCCGGCGCGGATCGCATGACGGGTTTTGATCTGCCGTTCAAGGCCGTTCCCGCAGGCTCCGAAGGTGCGTTGATCACGGAACTGCGTGCCGCGACTGAAAAGAAATCACCATTGCTGATTACGTTCTGGCAGCCGCACTGGGCGATGTCGGCCTATGACGTGCAGTTCGTTGATCTGCCGGTGGGCGAGCCCGCATGTTTCGAGGACCCGGCATGGGGCCCGAATCCAAACGCTGTCAACGACTGTGATTTTGCGCCGACGCGCATTTTCAAGGCGACATGGTCTGGCTTTGACGAGAAATGGCCAGCCGCTGCTGAAATCTTGGCGAATTTTACCCTGAATGTGGCAGATCAACAGCCGCTGATGGGGAAGATCGACGTAGAAGGCCAATCTGTCGAAGAGGCCGTAGCGGCATGGATGGGCGCCAACGAGGACAAGTGGAAGCCGGTTGTTGACGCGGCGACCAACTGA
- the rocF gene encoding arginase, with protein MTNTCILVGAPMDSGKRRQGCRMGPDAYRVAGIAEALGDLGLEVRDTGNVSPDAATAPQELPNHVFAPDEMIGWTSALARAAEEALPQGIPIFLGGDHALALGTVLGAARHAASQDRPLFVLWLDAHTDYHTPQSTESGNLHGSPLGYVTGRDGFHGFPEVTHPVPHENICLMGLRSVDPAERDDLQQTNIRYHDMRSIDETGIARPLETFLRDVAAANGMLHVSLDVDFLDPGIAPAVGTTVPGGATMREAHLVMEMICDSGLMTSLDLVELNPFLDDRGRTAQVMVDLAASAMGRRVFDRPTRAYS; from the coding sequence ATGACCAATACCTGTATTCTCGTCGGCGCACCGATGGACAGCGGCAAACGTCGTCAGGGCTGCCGTATGGGGCCCGACGCCTATCGCGTTGCCGGCATTGCCGAGGCATTGGGCGATCTGGGACTAGAGGTTCGTGATACCGGCAATGTGTCGCCCGACGCTGCAACCGCACCGCAAGAACTGCCTAACCACGTATTCGCCCCCGATGAGATGATCGGCTGGACGTCCGCGCTGGCACGCGCGGCAGAAGAGGCGCTGCCGCAAGGCATCCCGATCTTTCTCGGTGGCGACCATGCGCTTGCGCTCGGCACTGTTCTGGGCGCCGCACGCCACGCTGCGTCTCAGGATCGTCCGCTCTTCGTGCTGTGGCTGGATGCGCATACCGATTACCACACACCGCAAAGCACTGAGTCCGGCAATCTGCACGGATCGCCCTTGGGTTATGTGACAGGCCGTGATGGCTTTCACGGTTTTCCCGAAGTGACGCATCCGGTGCCGCATGAAAACATATGCCTCATGGGCCTGCGATCGGTCGACCCGGCAGAGCGCGACGACCTGCAGCAGACCAACATCCGTTATCACGATATGCGCAGCATTGATGAAACCGGCATCGCCCGCCCGCTAGAGACGTTTTTGCGCGATGTCGCTGCGGCCAACGGTATGTTGCATGTTTCGCTCGACGTGGATTTCCTCGATCCCGGCATCGCCCCTGCGGTCGGCACCACAGTGCCGGGCGGTGCAACGATGCGCGAGGCGCATCTGGTGATGGAGATGATCTGCGACTCCGGGCTGATGACATCGCTTGATCTGGTCGAGTTGAATCCGTTTCTCGATGATCGCGGGCGCACGGCGCAGGTGATGGTCGATCTGGCAGCTTCTGCCATGGGACGCCGGGTGTTCGACCGCCCGACGCGCGCCTATTCATGA
- a CDS encoding aromatic ring-hydroxylating oxygenase subunit alpha, producing MLNLAPIHYTSPDIHTRDVSRIFSRTWQLIGSASRLRERGDYIATEIAGQKIFIVMAKDGLRAYRNVCRHRGARLLPEGAGRCSTIRCPYHQWVWGDDGSLLNVPWWGDDPDFRMSDWALDTVEWHIWRGLLFVAIAPEDDFDSQLGETSTELADEPIETFHWVHEERLVFDANWKIYTDNFVEGYHIPGIHPAFHRAIEFEAFETVALNGLVRMTAPPREGLFYRGKWMWMWPNWTLSLFDGGMNTSRINPVSVGQTELIYNFYFADTSDATADARAKTIADNLAVVREDFEVCLETQKNYQSGGYRAGPLSPRHEQGVAYFQDRLRAAQS from the coding sequence ATGTTGAACCTCGCCCCCATTCATTACACGTCGCCTGACATTCACACGCGGGATGTCAGTCGCATCTTTTCTCGCACATGGCAGTTGATTGGCTCGGCCTCTCGCCTGCGGGAACGCGGCGACTATATCGCGACCGAGATTGCGGGTCAGAAGATTTTCATCGTCATGGCCAAGGACGGGTTACGCGCCTACCGCAATGTCTGCCGCCATCGGGGGGCACGATTGTTACCCGAGGGTGCGGGGCGGTGCAGCACCATCCGCTGCCCATATCACCAATGGGTCTGGGGCGATGATGGGTCACTCCTGAACGTACCATGGTGGGGCGATGATCCCGATTTCCGTATGTCTGATTGGGCCCTCGACACAGTAGAATGGCACATTTGGCGCGGGCTTCTTTTTGTTGCGATTGCCCCCGAGGACGACTTTGACAGCCAATTGGGCGAGACCAGTACCGAATTGGCCGACGAGCCAATTGAGACCTTTCACTGGGTCCACGAGGAGCGGCTGGTCTTTGATGCCAACTGGAAAATCTACACTGATAACTTTGTTGAGGGGTATCACATCCCCGGTATTCATCCCGCCTTTCATCGCGCCATTGAATTCGAGGCGTTCGAGACCGTCGCACTGAACGGGTTGGTACGTATGACCGCACCACCACGCGAAGGGTTGTTTTATCGCGGCAAGTGGATGTGGATGTGGCCGAACTGGACCCTATCGCTCTTTGATGGTGGCATGAACACGTCCCGGATCAATCCTGTCAGCGTTGGTCAAACCGAACTGATATATAATTTCTACTTTGCCGACACATCGGATGCCACTGCAGACGCGCGGGCCAAGACAATTGCGGATAATCTCGCGGTCGTGCGTGAAGATTTCGAAGTTTGTCTGGAGACGCAAAAGAATTATCAAAGTGGCGGATACCGCGCCGGGCCACTTTCCCCGCGACATGAACAGGGTGTGGCCTATTTTCAGGATCGGCTGCGGGCCGCGCAGAGCTAA
- a CDS encoding ornithine cyclodeaminase produces MTNLSPSDKALVPFVSVDHMMQLVHSIGVEPILIGLADYIEADFKRWELFDKTPRIASHSSEGVIELMPTSDGEVYGFKYVNGHPKNTKEGLQTVTAFGLLADVANGYPVLLSEMTLLTALRTAATSALVAKYLAPKGSTTMAMIGNGAQSEFQSLAMKAIVGIDTVRLYDTDRAATRKAARNLAGMGLKVVECDSAEASMEGAQIITTCTADKQYATILTDNMIGSGVHINAIGGDCPGKTELAPAILERSDIFVEFPPQTRVEGEIQQMAEDHPVTELWQVMSGTAKGRTSADQITLFDSVGFAIEDFSALRYVRDHIKGTKFYHDLDLLADPDDPRDLFGMLKRATPA; encoded by the coding sequence ATGACCAACCTTTCCCCCTCCGACAAAGCGCTCGTGCCCTTCGTCAGCGTGGATCACATGATGCAGCTGGTACACAGTATTGGCGTCGAGCCGATATTGATCGGCCTTGCGGACTATATCGAGGCCGATTTCAAACGCTGGGAATTGTTTGACAAAACCCCGCGGATCGCCAGCCATTCTTCTGAAGGTGTGATCGAATTGATGCCGACCTCCGATGGCGAGGTTTACGGGTTCAAATACGTGAATGGTCACCCCAAGAACACCAAGGAAGGCCTGCAAACGGTCACCGCCTTTGGTCTGCTGGCGGATGTGGCCAACGGTTATCCCGTCCTGCTGAGCGAAATGACCCTGCTGACCGCATTGCGCACTGCCGCCACCTCTGCACTGGTGGCCAAATATCTGGCACCCAAAGGCAGCACGACAATGGCAATGATCGGCAATGGCGCACAATCCGAATTTCAGAGCCTTGCGATGAAAGCCATCGTTGGGATCGACACGGTGCGCCTGTATGACACCGACCGCGCAGCAACCCGCAAAGCGGCACGCAATCTGGCCGGTATGGGCCTGAAGGTAGTGGAGTGCGATAGCGCAGAGGCCAGCATGGAAGGTGCGCAGATCATCACGACCTGCACCGCTGACAAGCAATACGCGACCATCCTGACCGACAACATGATCGGATCAGGTGTGCATATCAACGCCATCGGCGGCGACTGCCCCGGCAAGACCGAACTGGCCCCGGCCATTCTGGAGCGGTCAGATATCTTCGTGGAATTTCCACCACAAACGCGCGTCGAAGGCGAGATCCAGCAAATGGCAGAAGATCACCCTGTCACCGAGTTGTGGCAGGTAATGAGCGGCACGGCAAAGGGACGCACCAGCGCGGATCAAATCACCCTCTTTGACAGCGTCGGATTTGCAATCGAGGATTTCAGTGCGCTGCGATATGTCCGCGATCATATCAAAGGCACGAAATTCTACCACGATCTCGATCTTCTGGCCGACCCTGATGATCCACGCGACCTGTTCGGTATGCTCAAGCGCGCAACGCCAGCGTAA
- a CDS encoding RNA polymerase sigma factor has protein sequence MPNPVHMPDTLIDLHADLLRLARRLAQNEAEAHDLTQETLLRLWQRWAALEEIEDLRAYARAALRNLFRASKRRTPMQPETDAPEPCIDPNVFGVIALRELVAAITRLPEDQATLMRLVARGETSPQVLAHAIGCPTGTVMSRLARARAQLRTEMHLDANAPVKSLL, from the coding sequence ATGCCCAATCCCGTCCATATGCCAGACACGTTGATCGACCTTCATGCCGACCTGCTGCGCCTTGCCCGGCGCCTTGCGCAAAACGAGGCCGAGGCCCATGACCTGACGCAGGAAACGCTGCTGCGCTTATGGCAAAGATGGGCAGCATTGGAAGAGATCGAGGATTTGCGTGCCTATGCTCGTGCCGCACTACGCAATCTCTTTCGCGCATCAAAGCGGCGCACGCCGATGCAGCCCGAAACCGACGCGCCTGAACCCTGCATTGATCCGAATGTATTCGGCGTCATCGCCCTCCGCGAGCTGGTGGCGGCAATCACAAGGCTGCCAGAAGATCAGGCAACTTTAATGCGACTGGTGGCGCGGGGCGAAACCAGCCCTCAGGTGCTGGCCCATGCGATCGGATGCCCAACCGGTACCGTCATGTCACGGCTGGCACGCGCGCGCGCGCAATTGCGCACCGAGATGCATCTGGACGCGAATGCGCCGGTCAAATCCTTGCTGTGA
- a CDS encoding class I SAM-dependent methyltransferase, which produces MKRLKNHQARIEWISKTLRALPEGSSLLDVGAGECAYKPYCTHLEYLAQDIAEYDGSGDGKGLQTDVWDTSQLDFVCDLYDIPEDRQFDTVFCSEVLEHVVDPVRAVEKMARLTKPGGQMIVTAPFNSVTHFSPYHFCTGFSQYFYRHHLERLNFEIVELTANGGFFDSVDQELGRVSKTRRQFGAWFPDPVLMILTNITRLWVRMVAGGDGGRMSRKSAELQTFGWFVVARKSAD; this is translated from the coding sequence ATGAAGCGATTGAAGAACCACCAAGCGCGGATCGAGTGGATTTCGAAGACACTGCGCGCGCTGCCGGAGGGCAGCAGCCTGTTGGATGTGGGCGCTGGCGAATGCGCCTACAAACCCTATTGTACCCATCTGGAATACCTCGCCCAGGATATTGCGGAATATGACGGCTCTGGCGATGGCAAAGGGTTGCAAACCGACGTTTGGGATACCAGCCAGTTGGATTTCGTTTGTGATCTCTATGATATCCCCGAGGACCGGCAGTTCGACACAGTGTTCTGCTCGGAAGTGCTGGAACATGTGGTGGACCCCGTGCGCGCGGTCGAGAAGATGGCGCGCCTGACCAAACCCGGCGGCCAAATGATCGTGACGGCACCCTTCAACTCGGTCACCCATTTCAGCCCCTATCATTTCTGCACGGGGTTTTCGCAATATTTCTACCGGCACCATCTGGAACGGTTGAATTTCGAGATCGTCGAGTTGACGGCCAATGGCGGATTTTTTGACAGCGTCGATCAGGAGTTAGGACGGGTTTCCAAGACACGCCGTCAGTTCGGTGCATGGTTTCCGGACCCCGTCCTTATGATCCTGACCAATATCACACGGCTTTGGGTGCGGATGGTCGCCGGTGGCGATGGCGGCCGGATGAGCCGGAAATCGGCCGAGTTGCAGACCTTTGGTTGGTTTGTCGTCGCACGCAAATCCGCAGATTGA
- the ctlX gene encoding citrulline utilization hydrolase CtlX, producing MSVQAPSSVVMIRPNRFQPNPETEADNRFQSRPDQSADAVAAAAHTEFDAAVEILQTAGVKVHVFQDERDDTPDSVFPNNWFSTHSGGHVAIYPMFAASRRRERRSDVIELLKRDYRVQTVTDYSGLEQDGLSLEGTGAMVLDHIGRIAYVARSHRADPVLLERFCTNFGYEPMVFDATDASGAPVYHTNVLMAVGTHVAMIGSDMIADAARRNEIHARLAETGRDVISLSEHQIGEFAGNAIELSTPGGLILALSARALRALGAEQVQILERSLRLVPLSIPTLETAGGSVRCMLAGLHLARRTPKQG from the coding sequence ATGAGCGTTCAGGCCCCTTCTTCCGTGGTGATGATCCGGCCCAACCGGTTTCAACCCAACCCCGAGACCGAGGCCGACAACCGGTTTCAATCTCGGCCCGATCAAAGTGCCGATGCCGTGGCAGCCGCAGCGCATACGGAATTCGACGCCGCTGTTGAAATATTGCAGACCGCTGGTGTCAAAGTGCACGTATTTCAGGACGAACGCGACGATACCCCAGATTCGGTTTTTCCGAACAACTGGTTCTCGACCCATTCCGGCGGTCACGTAGCGATCTATCCGATGTTTGCAGCCAGCCGCCGTCGCGAGCGGCGCAGCGACGTGATCGAATTGCTGAAGCGCGATTACCGCGTGCAAACCGTGACCGACTATTCGGGGCTGGAACAGGACGGTCTTAGCCTCGAAGGGACCGGCGCGATGGTTCTCGACCATATCGGGCGTATCGCCTATGTCGCGCGATCGCACCGGGCTGATCCGGTATTGTTAGAGCGGTTTTGCACCAATTTCGGTTACGAGCCGATGGTGTTCGATGCAACGGATGCCAGCGGCGCACCAGTGTATCACACCAATGTTCTGATGGCCGTGGGTACCCATGTGGCGATGATCGGCTCCGACATGATCGCCGACGCTGCGCGGCGCAATGAGATCCACGCGCGACTGGCCGAAACCGGACGTGATGTGATTTCGCTTTCCGAACATCAAATTGGCGAGTTTGCGGGCAATGCGATCGAACTCAGCACACCCGGCGGACTGATCCTCGCCTTGTCGGCGCGCGCGCTCCGGGCGTTGGGCGCTGAACAGGTCCAAATTCTCGAACGCTCATTGCGTCTGGTACCACTGAGCATCCCCACTCTTGAAACCGCAGGCGGATCTGTTCGCTGCATGTTGGCAGGCTTGCACCTTGCCCGCCGCACACCGAAACAAGGATAA
- a CDS encoding EF-hand domain-containing protein: protein MTKFIVILIGLGALAQSAVAATEIDANGDGLMTIEEVRAVYPEMTAEVFSEIDANGDGALDDDEMVAGQENGLIPAATDG, encoded by the coding sequence ATGACCAAGTTTATCGTAATTCTCATCGGGCTGGGCGCATTGGCTCAATCCGCCGTCGCCGCAACCGAGATCGACGCCAATGGAGACGGACTGATGACCATTGAAGAAGTCCGCGCCGTATACCCCGAAATGACCGCTGAAGTGTTCAGCGAGATCGACGCGAACGGCGATGGTGCGCTTGATGATGACGAGATGGTGGCCGGGCAGGAAAATGGCCTGATCCCCGCTGCGACGGACGGCTAA
- a CDS encoding quaternary amine ABC transporter ATP-binding protein — MNDDTRADQPAISCRGVWQVFGPNAKSKLKEALNASGGDAQTAADRLRQDGLIPAVQDASFDVNRGELFVIMGLSGSGKSTIVRCISRLVEATGGQIDIDGQSILEASKAQMIELRRRKLGMVFQHFGLFPHMTVAENVAFPLKMQGQGKRDRLARAHEVINLVGLDGREASYPRQLSGGQRQRVGIARSLAVNPDIWFLDEPFSALDPLIRRQLQDEFINIQATLKKSIVFITHDIAEALKIADRIAIMRDGRIVQIGTPTEIVLKPVDDYVREFSKDVVKGRHARISSVLRPLSEAPDNMPDDPGIRQDMTLEEALGACISLYEPVPVHDAQGRVIGVVHPSDLAAALQVEET; from the coding sequence ATGAATGATGACACACGCGCGGATCAACCGGCGATCAGTTGTCGAGGGGTCTGGCAGGTCTTTGGCCCGAACGCCAAGTCAAAGCTCAAAGAGGCGCTGAACGCATCGGGGGGCGACGCGCAAACCGCAGCGGACAGATTGCGGCAAGATGGGCTGATTCCGGCGGTGCAGGATGCCAGTTTTGACGTCAATCGCGGTGAGTTGTTCGTGATCATGGGCCTGTCGGGGTCGGGTAAATCGACCATCGTGCGCTGTATCTCGCGTCTGGTCGAGGCGACGGGCGGGCAGATCGACATCGACGGGCAAAGCATCCTTGAGGCGAGCAAGGCGCAGATGATCGAGTTGCGTCGTCGCAAACTGGGGATGGTATTCCAGCATTTCGGTCTCTTTCCGCATATGACTGTGGCTGAAAACGTCGCCTTTCCACTGAAAATGCAAGGGCAGGGCAAGCGCGACCGATTGGCACGTGCGCATGAGGTGATCAACCTCGTCGGGCTGGACGGGCGCGAGGCGTCATACCCAAGGCAGCTGTCAGGCGGCCAGCGGCAGCGGGTGGGTATTGCGCGCAGTCTGGCCGTGAACCCGGACATCTGGTTTCTGGACGAGCCGTTCAGCGCGCTTGACCCCCTGATCCGTCGGCAGTTGCAGGATGAATTTATCAATATTCAGGCGACGCTGAAGAAATCTATCGTCTTTATCACCCATGATATCGCCGAGGCACTGAAAATCGCCGACCGGATTGCCATCATGCGCGACGGGCGCATCGTACAGATCGGCACCCCGACCGAGATCGTGCTGAAACCGGTCGATGATTATGTGCGAGAGTTCTCAAAGGACGTGGTCAAGGGACGGCATGCGCGCATCAGTTCGGTCCTCAGACCCCTCAGCGAAGCCCCGGACAACATGCCAGACGATCCGGGCATCCGTCAGGACATGACGCTGGAGGAAGCACTGGGCGCGTGCATCTCGCTATATGAGCCGGTTCCCGTGCATGACGCGCAGGGTAGGGTGATCGGTGTCGTGCATCCCTCTGATCTGGCCGCCGCATTGCAGGTAGAAGAGACATGA
- a CDS encoding Lrp/AsnC family transcriptional regulator, which translates to MDETDRKLLSALRHDARASLSDLALGLGVSRTTVRSRIERLQRSGQIVGFTVVLKEDTARDPVRGLMMLGIEGRGADRVVRQLNGLSAVRATHTTNGRWDVIVEIGTSTLEELDKVLAQIRRFDGIVSSETNLLLSTRKSAG; encoded by the coding sequence ATGGACGAAACCGATCGAAAATTGCTCTCGGCGTTGCGCCACGACGCTCGGGCGTCACTGTCGGATCTGGCCCTTGGGCTGGGTGTCTCGCGGACCACGGTGCGCAGTCGGATCGAACGTTTGCAACGGTCGGGCCAGATTGTGGGTTTCACTGTCGTTCTGAAAGAAGACACCGCCCGCGATCCGGTGCGTGGCCTGATGATGCTGGGTATTGAGGGGCGTGGTGCCGACCGGGTGGTGCGGCAGTTGAATGGGCTGAGCGCGGTGCGTGCGACACATACAACAAACGGGCGTTGGGATGTGATCGTAGAGATCGGCACCAGCACATTGGAAGAGCTGGACAAAGTGCTGGCCCAAATCCGGCGCTTTGACGGCATCGTGAGCAGCGAAACGAACCTGCTGCTGAGTACCCGAAAATCAGCGGGATAA